In a single window of the Ruminococcus albus 7 = DSM 20455 genome:
- a CDS encoding LacI family DNA-binding transcriptional regulator — protein sequence MSLKKISEMTGVSVSTVGRILSDPNHKCSSEDVRKRVLEAAREINYIPNASARSLRSGSRNEDKIYHVNILLTRFAHETTDPFYEEMLMTLEKELRNSSCIIGNIWHNAEFSDEKLSKTDRLKILTDELYPSSGQHSDGLIVIGKVTARALKLLKTKEKNIVSINRNSTNYEADEVLCDGSRIAQTAVGYLAKLGHTKIGYVGDCHNESRFAGYQAALTNNRLSPDIDHIFDTLPNEANGIAAMEYFSNLDDPPTGIYCANDILAVGMLKALNRRRGRGYAPSVISSDDIEAAQYTKPMLTTISLPKNEMVRFALMLLLDRIKGGHKIVSRLEVEGTLVIRESCQPYRELNEPEYYI from the coding sequence GTGTCTCTGAAAAAGATCTCCGAAATGACGGGTGTATCAGTCTCGACGGTCGGCAGGATACTTAGTGATCCCAACCACAAATGCTCCAGCGAAGATGTGAGAAAGCGAGTGCTGGAAGCAGCACGTGAGATCAACTATATACCGAATGCGAGCGCACGTTCCCTTAGATCGGGCAGCAGGAATGAGGACAAGATATACCACGTGAATATACTGCTGACCAGATTTGCTCATGAAACTACAGATCCGTTTTATGAAGAAATGCTGATGACCCTGGAAAAGGAACTTCGCAACAGCAGCTGTATAATAGGTAATATATGGCATAACGCTGAGTTCTCTGATGAAAAGCTGAGTAAGACTGACAGGCTAAAAATATTGACAGATGAGCTTTATCCTTCATCGGGACAGCATTCCGACGGGCTGATTGTGATAGGCAAGGTTACAGCCAGAGCGCTGAAGCTGCTTAAAACCAAGGAAAAGAATATAGTTTCCATAAACCGTAATTCAACTAATTACGAGGCGGACGAGGTCTTGTGTGACGGCAGCAGGATAGCACAGACGGCTGTTGGGTATCTGGCAAAGCTGGGACACACAAAAATAGGATACGTTGGTGATTGCCATAATGAATCGCGTTTTGCGGGATATCAGGCGGCGCTGACAAACAACCGTCTTTCACCTGATATTGATCATATCTTCGATACGCTGCCCAATGAGGCTAACGGTATCGCGGCTATGGAATATTTCAGCAATCTGGATGATCCGCCTACGGGTATATACTGTGCAAATGATATCCTGGCTGTGGGTATGCTGAAAGCTCTAAACAGGCGAAGAGGACGCGGGTATGCACCGTCAGTGATATCCAGTGATGATATTGAGGCGGCACAGTATACCAAGCCGATGCTGACGACCATATCACTTCCGAAAAACGAAATGGTAAGGTTCGCACTGATGCTGCTGCTTGACCGCATAAAAGGCGGTCATAAAATAGTATCGCGGCTGGAGGTGGAAGGTACGCTGGTCATACGTGAGAGCTGCCAGCCTTACAGAGAGCTCAACGAACCTGAGTACTATATATAA
- a CDS encoding IS1595 family transposase: MSKRFPKPEITLDGIYSKFADESFCKDFLLDIRFEKGFACPFCGGSEYRRIRSRHLLRCKFCKADISATNGTFMHRTHIPLRLWIVTAFLIMSNKCSVSAVTLMRSLGVTYKTAWYILHRIRKAMKCREERYLLDGIVELDDTYLGAPTHGKKRGRGTEKVKMIVALSKNAAGNPEYVKMRDVPNLKGITVGRFARDNIRAGSKIESDNARSYKKPLAQKYFHVFETYDPTSGQLNWMHKVISNFKAMIMGTYHGNEKIHTALYAAEYCYKFNRRKLGNSAYLRLLAALVQ; this comes from the coding sequence ATGTCAAAAAGATTTCCGAAACCTGAGATCACACTTGATGGGATATATTCAAAGTTCGCAGATGAAAGCTTTTGCAAGGATTTTCTGCTTGATATCCGCTTTGAAAAGGGCTTTGCCTGCCCGTTTTGCGGTGGCTCTGAGTACCGCAGGATAAGGTCACGCCATCTGCTGCGCTGCAAGTTCTGTAAAGCAGATATATCCGCCACAAACGGAACTTTTATGCACAGAACACATATTCCGCTCAGACTGTGGATAGTCACCGCATTCCTCATTATGAGCAACAAATGCAGTGTTTCTGCTGTTACGCTGATGAGGTCTTTGGGGGTGACCTACAAGACTGCATGGTACATCCTTCACCGCATCAGAAAAGCTATGAAATGCCGTGAAGAACGCTATTTGCTCGACGGAATCGTTGAACTTGATGACACGTATCTCGGTGCTCCGACTCACGGTAAAAAGCGCGGCAGAGGTACTGAAAAAGTCAAGATGATCGTAGCTTTATCGAAGAACGCAGCAGGAAATCCCGAGTACGTTAAAATGAGAGATGTGCCGAATTTAAAGGGTATAACTGTGGGTAGATTTGCCAGGGATAATATCCGCGCTGGCTCGAAGATCGAGAGTGATAATGCTCGAAGTTACAAGAAACCGTTGGCACAGAAATACTTCCATGTTTTTGAAACATATGATCCGACAAGCGGTCAGCTGAATTGGATGCATAAAGTTATATCAAACTTCAAAGCAATGATCATGGGAACTTACCACGGAAACGAAAAGATCCACACAGCGTTATATGCTGCCGAATACTGTTACAAATTCAACCGTCGTAAGCTGGGAAACAGTGCGTATTTAAGGCTTTTGGCTGCTTTGGTGCAGTGA
- the metE gene encoding 5-methyltetrahydropteroyltriglutamate--homocysteine S-methyltransferase yields the protein MNTSIIGYPRIGGLRELKFASEKYFRGEIDQAELEKVAKQIRLYDLDLQKKSGLDFIPSNDFSYYDGVLDTAFLLNAVPERYTSLGLSPLDTFFAAARGYQGEKGDVKALAMKKWFNTNYHYIVPEIDDAADIKLAGTKPFDLFNEALENGVKTKPVIVGAYTFLKLARYIGKKTAADFVDAAAAAYSEILKKFADLGAEWVQFDEPSLVMDMTAEDKKLFVSLYEKILSAKGSVKVLAQTYFGDVRDVYTELTSLAFDGIGLDFVEGKKSLELVRANGFPKDKILFAGLVNGKNIWKCSYEKVLANLEILKANAGEIVINTSCSLQHVPVTLANESKLPENVKKHFAFAEEKLAEIAELKKITSADAPEKTEEYLANKALHSEVRSGANDEVRAKVAKLTDKDFTRLPAFAEREKVQKERFKLPLFPTTTIGSFPQTADVKGARKDLRTGNITNDEYETFMKKKIAECVALQEEIGLDVLVHGEFERNDMVEYFGECLDGYIFTEKAWVQSYGTRCVKPPVVWGDISRAKPMTVKWSVYAQSLTSKPMKGMLTGPVTILNWSFPREDISLKESALQIALAIREEVLDLEANGISIIQVDEAALREKLPLRRADWREDYLDWAIPAFRYVHSGVRPETQIHTHMCYSEFADIIKDIDNMDADVITFEASRSDLTILDVLKENNFRTEVGPGVYDIHSPRVPSKEEIKAAVAKMLDRIPAEKLWVNPDCGLKTRGTKETVPSLTNLVNAAKEARNENS from the coding sequence ATGAATACATCTATAATCGGTTATCCCCGTATCGGCGGACTCAGAGAACTCAAATTTGCAAGTGAGAAGTATTTCAGAGGTGAGATAGATCAGGCTGAACTGGAAAAAGTTGCTAAGCAGATAAGACTTTACGATCTTGATCTTCAGAAGAAAAGCGGTCTTGACTTTATCCCTTCAAATGATTTCTCATACTATGACGGCGTACTTGATACAGCTTTCCTGCTGAATGCTGTTCCCGAGAGATATACCTCACTTGGTCTTTCTCCGCTTGATACCTTCTTTGCAGCAGCAAGAGGCTATCAGGGCGAAAAGGGCGATGTTAAAGCACTGGCTATGAAAAAGTGGTTCAACACCAACTATCACTACATCGTACCTGAGATCGACGATGCTGCAGATATCAAGCTGGCAGGTACCAAGCCTTTTGATCTCTTCAATGAGGCACTTGAGAACGGTGTCAAGACCAAGCCTGTTATCGTTGGTGCTTACACCTTCCTGAAGCTTGCGAGATATATCGGCAAAAAGACAGCCGCTGATTTTGTTGATGCAGCAGCTGCAGCATATTCCGAGATACTGAAAAAATTTGCAGATCTTGGCGCTGAGTGGGTACAGTTCGATGAGCCATCCCTCGTAATGGATATGACAGCTGAGGACAAGAAGCTGTTTGTATCTCTCTATGAAAAGATACTCTCTGCAAAGGGCAGTGTCAAGGTTCTCGCTCAGACATATTTCGGTGATGTAAGAGATGTCTATACCGAGCTCACTTCCCTCGCATTTGACGGCATCGGTCTTGACTTCGTAGAGGGCAAAAAGTCCCTTGAGCTTGTAAGGGCAAACGGTTTCCCCAAGGATAAGATCCTGTTTGCAGGTCTTGTAAACGGCAAGAATATATGGAAATGCAGCTACGAAAAGGTACTTGCAAATCTTGAGATCCTCAAAGCCAATGCAGGCGAGATCGTTATAAATACATCATGCTCACTCCAGCACGTTCCCGTTACCCTTGCAAATGAAAGCAAGCTCCCCGAGAACGTAAAGAAGCACTTCGCTTTTGCAGAAGAAAAGCTGGCTGAGATAGCAGAACTGAAGAAGATCACAAGCGCAGATGCCCCCGAAAAGACAGAGGAATATCTTGCGAACAAGGCTCTCCACAGTGAAGTACGTTCAGGTGCTAACGACGAGGTAAGAGCAAAGGTCGCAAAGCTGACAGATAAGGATTTCACAAGACTGCCCGCATTCGCAGAGCGTGAAAAGGTACAGAAGGAGCGTTTCAAGCTGCCTCTCTTCCCTACCACTACCATCGGTTCCTTCCCTCAGACCGCTGATGTTAAGGGCGCAAGAAAGGATCTGCGTACAGGCAATATCACCAACGATGAGTATGAGACATTCATGAAGAAGAAGATTGCTGAGTGTGTAGCACTTCAGGAGGAGATCGGTCTTGACGTGCTCGTTCACGGTGAGTTCGAGAGAAATGACATGGTCGAGTATTTCGGTGAGTGCCTTGATGGTTATATTTTCACCGAAAAGGCATGGGTACAGTCCTACGGTACAAGATGCGTTAAGCCTCCCGTTGTATGGGGCGATATATCCAGAGCAAAGCCCATGACCGTTAAGTGGTCTGTATATGCACAGAGCCTTACCTCCAAGCCCATGAAGGGAATGCTCACAGGTCCTGTTACAATACTCAACTGGTCATTCCCCCGTGAGGATATATCCCTCAAAGAAAGCGCACTGCAGATAGCACTTGCTATCCGTGAGGAAGTGCTTGACCTTGAAGCTAACGGTATCAGCATAATCCAGGTAGATGAGGCTGCACTCCGTGAGAAGCTCCCTCTCCGCCGCGCTGACTGGAGAGAAGATTACCTTGACTGGGCTATACCCGCGTTCAGATATGTTCACAGCGGTGTCCGCCCCGAAACTCAGATCCATACTCATATGTGTTACAGTGAGTTCGCTGATATCATCAAGGATATCGACAATATGGATGCTGACGTTATCACATTCGAGGCATCACGTTCCGATCTTACTATACTCGATGTTCTGAAAGAAAACAACTTCCGTACTGAGGTAGGTCCCGGCGTTTACGATATCCACTCGCCCAGAGTTCCCTCCAAGGAGGAGATCAAGGCAGCTGTGGCAAAGATGCTTGACCGTATCCCTGCTGAAAAGCTGTGGGTAAACCCCGACTGCGGACTTAAAACAAGAGGCACCAAGGAAACCGTTCCCAGCCTTACAAACCTTGTTAACGCTGCAAAAGAGGCAAGAAATGAAAACAGCTGA
- the metF gene encoding methylenetetrahydrofolate reductase [NAD(P)H] — protein MKTADIFKNKTVFSLEIFPPRPDTDESVIYDTLDHLTDISPDFISVTYGAGGGKNGSRTIKIASDIQNRYGVESVAHLPCIGLTKEQARVILDSMSDNGIENILALRGDLPEGSTPAGDFRHASDLISFIKENYSFNILAACYPEIHPESRNAVDDLHWLKHKVDCGADHLITQLFLDNSYFCDFREKALLAGVDVPIEAGIMPVTNKRQIERMVKLCGVDLPKRFIRVLEKYEHDPNALRDAGIAYAIDQITDLIALGVDGIHLYTMNDPYVAHRIFDAVHNMLAVRSLVS, from the coding sequence ATGAAAACAGCTGATATTTTTAAAAATAAGACCGTTTTTTCGCTGGAGATATTCCCTCCCCGCCCTGACACCGATGAGAGCGTCATTTATGACACTCTCGATCACCTGACTGATATATCCCCCGATTTCATCAGTGTGACCTACGGTGCAGGCGGTGGAAAGAACGGCAGCAGAACAATAAAGATCGCATCAGATATACAAAACCGTTATGGTGTAGAGAGCGTTGCACATCTTCCCTGTATTGGTCTTACCAAAGAACAGGCACGTGTTATACTCGACAGTATGTCTGACAACGGGATCGAGAATATACTCGCACTGCGCGGTGATCTTCCCGAAGGCAGTACACCTGCAGGAGATTTCCGCCATGCAAGCGATCTTATCAGCTTTATAAAAGAAAACTACAGCTTCAATATCCTGGCAGCCTGCTATCCTGAGATCCATCCGGAAAGCAGGAATGCTGTGGATGACCTTCACTGGCTGAAGCATAAGGTAGATTGCGGTGCTGATCACCTTATCACACAGCTTTTCCTTGATAACAGCTATTTCTGTGATTTCAGAGAAAAAGCATTACTGGCAGGTGTTGATGTACCTATCGAGGCAGGTATCATGCCTGTGACAAACAAACGTCAGATAGAGCGTATGGTAAAGCTTTGCGGAGTAGATCTTCCTAAGAGATTCATTCGCGTTCTTGAAAAGTATGAGCACGATCCCAACGCGCTCCGTGATGCTGGTATAGCCTATGCCATAGATCAGATCACCGATCTTATTGCGCTGGGCGTTGACGGCATACATCTTTATACCATGAACGATCCATACGTTGCCCACAGGA